A section of the Marinoscillum sp. 108 genome encodes:
- a CDS encoding lycopene cyclase domain-containing protein produces the protein MKSLYLLLHIFTLAFPLIRSFEPRIQYAKKWPTLFPAIFITAAFFITWDIIFTQKGVWGFNENYLIGIFLWDLPLEEWLFFISVPFASVFIYECVRYFLPGIKTGRSFRILTVSMAFLLLVMAVINDQKAYTFWNFIFAGSFLILVALMNPHWLGKFWVAYSIHLIPFLFINGILTGSFLEQPIVWYNNRENLYFRIFTIPIEDFVYALLLLLMNITFYEVLNKYYIRIKHK, from the coding sequence ATGAAATCGCTCTACCTGCTGCTGCACATTTTCACCCTCGCGTTTCCGCTCATTCGCTCGTTCGAGCCACGTATTCAGTATGCCAAAAAATGGCCGACCCTATTTCCAGCCATATTCATCACAGCCGCATTCTTCATCACGTGGGATATCATCTTCACCCAAAAAGGGGTCTGGGGCTTCAATGAAAATTATTTAATCGGAATATTTCTGTGGGACCTCCCCCTGGAAGAATGGCTCTTTTTCATAAGCGTGCCCTTCGCCAGTGTGTTTATCTATGAGTGTGTCAGGTACTTTCTACCCGGGATCAAAACCGGCAGAAGCTTCCGGATCCTTACAGTTTCGATGGCCTTTTTGTTATTGGTGATGGCCGTGATAAACGATCAGAAGGCCTACACCTTTTGGAATTTCATCTTTGCAGGTTCATTTCTCATCCTGGTCGCGCTCATGAACCCACACTGGTTAGGCAAATTCTGGGTGGCCTACAGCATACATCTCATCCCTTTTCTTTTCATCAACGGAATATTGACCGGGAGCTTTCTTGAGCAACCAATTGTTTGGTATAATAACAGGGAAAACCTGTACTTCAGAATCTTCACCATTCCTATCGAGGATTTTGTTTATGCTTTACTTTTATTACTTATGAATATCACGTTCTATGAAGTCTTAAATAAATATTACATACGCATCAAACATAAATAA
- a CDS encoding phytoene/squalene synthase family protein: MMDLYTHTALQCSKVITRNYSTSFTLGIQTLHKKFHMPIYAIYGFVRYADEIVDTFHDFDKAQLLARFKMDTYQAIDEKISLNPVLHSFQLVVNQYHIGHDLIEAFLHSMEMDLQGESYNQAGYEEYIYGSAEVVGLMCLRVFCDGDGAEYDRLQPSAKHLGAAFQKVNFLRDIKSDFKERGRIYFPGVDFSNFSQEDKKKIETDIEQDFKAALIGIRQLPPPARAGVYLAYIYYLQLFKKIRKLSASRILSERIRVPDFQKMVLLSKTLLMHRLKLLR, from the coding sequence ATAATGGATCTATACACCCACACGGCCCTCCAATGCAGCAAGGTTATCACCAGAAACTACAGCACTTCGTTTACTCTGGGCATACAAACACTACATAAGAAATTTCACATGCCCATTTATGCCATTTATGGGTTTGTCAGGTATGCCGATGAGATTGTGGATACCTTCCATGATTTTGACAAAGCGCAACTCCTGGCCCGGTTCAAGATGGACACGTACCAAGCCATTGACGAAAAAATAAGTCTGAATCCTGTCTTGCACTCATTTCAGCTCGTCGTTAATCAATATCACATCGGGCATGACCTCATCGAAGCCTTTCTGCATAGTATGGAGATGGACCTGCAAGGTGAATCCTACAACCAGGCCGGATATGAAGAATACATATACGGCTCTGCAGAAGTGGTAGGCCTCATGTGCCTGCGGGTATTTTGCGATGGTGACGGTGCAGAGTATGACCGCCTGCAACCTTCCGCCAAACACCTGGGCGCGGCATTTCAGAAAGTGAATTTTCTCAGAGACATCAAGAGCGATTTCAAAGAACGGGGAAGGATCTATTTTCCCGGAGTAGACTTTTCCAATTTCAGCCAGGAGGATAAGAAGAAAATCGAAACCGATATAGAACAGGACTTCAAAGCCGCCCTGATCGGCATCAGACAATTGCCACCACCAGCCCGTGCCGGTGTGTATCTTGCCTATATCTACTATTTGCAGCTATTTAAGAAAATCAGAAAACTATCAGCTTCCAGAATACTCTCTGAGCGGATCCGGGTACCTGATTTCCAGAAAATGGTCCTGCTGAGCAAAACACTCCTTATGCACCGCCTCAAACTTCTGAGATGA
- a CDS encoding NAD(P)/FAD-dependent oxidoreductase, giving the protein MGKKIGVIGSGFAGLSAACHLAKAGNEVIVLEKNSTPGGRARQLKMSGFTFDMGPSWYWMPDVFERFFEHFQKTPSDYYELQRLNPSYRVRFEEESIDLPASMAEMEALFEEIEPGSSLALRKFLKQAAFKYEVGINDLVYKPSRSLMEFADRRLLTGLLKMDVLTSMSKHIRKFFKNEKLIQLMEFPVLFLGSTPENTPALYSLMNYADIQLGTWYPKGGMFKVVEGMVTLAESLGVKFHYDEAVTSVNIADKNITHLVTSKGSHGVDIVVGGADYHHLDQHILPEGYRNYSPKYWDTRTMAPSSLLFYIGVDQPLPNMKHHVLFFDEDFKQHAHEIYNDPKWPSKPLLYTSVTSKTDDTVAPAGHENLVILIPVAPDLEDTEAIREKYFQLAMDRLEAFTGTNIRDHIVVKKSYAHNDFVADYHSFKGNAYGLANTLLQTAILKPAMKSKKLTNLYFTGQLTVPGPGVPPSIISGEVVAREIAKDFK; this is encoded by the coding sequence ATGGGTAAAAAGATAGGTGTTATTGGCTCAGGTTTTGCGGGCTTATCGGCCGCTTGTCATCTGGCCAAAGCCGGAAATGAGGTAATTGTTCTGGAGAAAAACAGTACTCCGGGAGGCAGAGCCAGGCAATTGAAAATGTCTGGCTTTACTTTTGATATGGGGCCGTCCTGGTATTGGATGCCCGATGTATTTGAGCGCTTCTTTGAGCACTTCCAGAAAACACCATCCGATTATTATGAACTGCAGCGACTGAATCCATCTTACAGGGTAAGATTTGAAGAGGAGTCTATAGACCTCCCGGCCTCTATGGCTGAAATGGAAGCCTTGTTTGAAGAAATAGAACCCGGAAGCAGTCTGGCACTAAGGAAATTCCTGAAACAGGCCGCCTTTAAATACGAAGTGGGCATCAATGACCTGGTGTATAAACCCAGCCGATCACTCATGGAATTTGCAGACAGACGCCTGCTCACCGGATTGCTGAAGATGGATGTACTCACCTCCATGAGTAAGCACATCCGCAAATTTTTCAAAAACGAAAAGCTGATTCAGCTCATGGAGTTTCCAGTGCTTTTCCTGGGCAGTACTCCTGAAAACACCCCTGCTCTTTACAGCCTTATGAACTACGCCGACATTCAGCTGGGCACCTGGTACCCCAAGGGAGGAATGTTTAAAGTAGTGGAGGGCATGGTGACGCTGGCAGAAAGCCTGGGCGTAAAATTTCATTATGACGAAGCAGTGACAAGCGTGAACATTGCAGATAAAAACATCACCCACCTGGTCACCTCAAAGGGATCACATGGTGTAGACATAGTAGTAGGGGGTGCCGATTATCATCACCTGGATCAGCACATTCTCCCGGAGGGCTATCGCAATTACTCCCCCAAGTATTGGGACACCCGCACCATGGCCCCTTCTTCCCTGCTGTTTTATATTGGGGTGGATCAGCCGCTTCCCAATATGAAGCACCACGTGTTGTTTTTTGATGAAGACTTCAAACAACATGCCCACGAAATCTACAATGATCCTAAGTGGCCCTCAAAACCCCTCCTCTACACATCCGTCACTTCCAAAACAGATGATACCGTGGCTCCGGCAGGCCATGAAAACCTGGTCATTCTCATTCCGGTGGCTCCAGACCTTGAGGACACTGAAGCCATCAGAGAAAAATATTTTCAGCTGGCCATGGATCGTTTGGAAGCATTTACCGGAACCAACATCCGGGACCATATCGTGGTGAAAAAAAGCTATGCGCACAATGATTTTGTAGCCGATTACCACTCATTCAAAGGGAATGCTTATGGACTCGCCAATACCCTGCTGCAAACCGCCATTCTGAAGCCGGCCATGAAAAGTAAAAAGCTGACCAACCTTTATTTCACAGGCCAGCTCACCGTTCCAGGGCCAGGTGTACCTCCCTCCATCATCTCCGGCGAAGTAGTAGCCCGGGAAATAGCTAAAGATTTTAAGTAA
- a CDS encoding RNA polymerase sigma factor produces MTALEFSYKVDQLTSSLKPFALKLTRDMEDANDLLQETILKAFTNRDKFAEGTNLKAWMYTIMKNTFITNYQRMMRRNTFIDTTQNLHYINSTSSTIQNNAYTDFAMRDINGAIDKLQDSYKVPFMMHFRGFKYHEIADKLNIPIGTVKNRIHIARKELKTKLKVYGNKN; encoded by the coding sequence ATGACAGCTCTTGAATTCAGTTATAAAGTAGATCAACTAACCAGCTCACTAAAGCCATTTGCTCTGAAGCTTACCAGAGATATGGAGGATGCCAATGATCTCCTTCAGGAAACGATTCTAAAGGCTTTCACTAACAGGGATAAATTTGCCGAAGGGACTAACCTGAAGGCCTGGATGTATACCATCATGAAGAACACCTTCATCACCAACTACCAAAGAATGATGCGGAGAAACACCTTCATAGACACCACACAGAATCTGCATTATATTAATTCTACGAGCAGCACCATTCAGAACAACGCCTATACGGATTTTGCCATGCGTGACATCAATGGCGCTATAGACAAGCTGCAGGATTCTTACAAAGTACCGTTCATGATGCACTTCAGGGGATTTAAATACCACGAAATAGCAGATAAGTTGAATATTCCCATTGGAACTGTCAAAAACAGAATCCATATTGCCAGAAAAGAGTTGAAAACCAAACTGAAGGTTTACGGCAATAAGAACTAA
- a CDS encoding MerR family transcriptional regulator, with product MSTFSIRDLEHLSGIKAHTIRIWEQRYELIKPKRTDTNIRFYDDQDLKLILNVALLKENGVKISKIAEMTHGDMQREVLKLTELNLRYPEQIHALTISMVDIDEERFEKIISTNILKLGFEKTMMNIIYPFLNKIGILWQTGAINPAQEHFISNLVRQKLIVAIDGQYTVPADKSKKYVLYLPEGELHELSLLFADYLIKSRNNKSIYLGQSLPIMDLEAVCDIHKPDYLLSVLTTVPGPSDVQGYVDHLSEKFSNCQILLTGYQVIGQDVQAPENVTFFSRFDQMIDFVESHTLTLSNL from the coding sequence ATGAGTACATTTTCTATCAGGGATTTAGAGCATTTATCTGGAATCAAAGCCCATACCATCAGGATTTGGGAGCAGAGATACGAGCTCATCAAGCCCAAAAGGACGGACACCAACATCCGCTTCTATGATGACCAGGACCTGAAACTTATTCTGAATGTAGCCCTGCTCAAAGAAAATGGCGTCAAGATCTCCAAGATTGCCGAGATGACCCATGGTGATATGCAGCGTGAAGTATTGAAGCTCACAGAACTCAACCTCCGCTACCCGGAGCAAATTCACGCACTGACCATCTCCATGGTGGACATTGATGAAGAGCGGTTTGAAAAAATCATCTCTACTAATATCCTGAAGTTGGGATTTGAGAAAACGATGATGAACATCATTTATCCCTTCCTGAATAAAATAGGTATCCTCTGGCAAACCGGAGCCATCAACCCCGCCCAGGAGCACTTTATTTCTAACCTTGTGAGGCAAAAGCTCATCGTGGCCATCGACGGTCAGTACACCGTGCCGGCGGATAAGTCCAAAAAATATGTGCTCTACCTGCCAGAAGGAGAGCTTCACGAGCTCAGCCTGCTGTTTGCGGATTACCTCATCAAATCACGCAATAATAAAAGCATCTACCTCGGGCAGTCACTCCCCATTATGGATCTGGAAGCTGTTTGCGACATTCACAAACCGGACTACCTGCTATCCGTACTCACCACGGTTCCGGGCCCCAGTGACGTGCAGGGTTACGTAGATCACCTATCCGAAAAATTTTCTAACTGTCAGATTTTACTTACCGGCTATCAGGTGATTGGCCAGGATGTACAAGCACCGGAAAACGTCACTTTTTTCTCCCGGTTTGATCAGATGATCGATTTTGTGGAATCACATACTCTCACATTGTCGAATCTTTAA
- a CDS encoding carotenoid biosynthesis protein, translated as MPALSKKFLPHFLIILLHIVGVAGTLLPLTSELVVALTPVNLIVSTGILLACHPGALRSVLPPLLFCVLVGFGVEVLGVHTGFPFGRYAYGPVLGWKLLEVPLVIGVNWFLLIYAFFSIGNFFKKPAFRILFTALAMLLMDLLIEPVAIHLGYWSWAGGDIPIQNYLSWFVISLVMALVMHRHQPKLMNPVSVTLILSQILYFSAIFFTKI; from the coding sequence ATGCCAGCGCTATCCAAAAAGTTTCTGCCCCACTTTCTTATCATACTACTTCACATAGTAGGTGTGGCGGGTACGCTCCTACCCCTCACCAGCGAGCTGGTCGTTGCCCTTACCCCTGTGAACCTCATCGTTTCTACAGGGATATTGCTGGCTTGCCATCCGGGTGCGCTCAGATCCGTTCTTCCGCCCCTACTTTTCTGTGTTCTGGTGGGTTTTGGGGTGGAAGTGCTCGGAGTACATACCGGATTTCCCTTTGGCAGGTATGCTTATGGGCCAGTGCTAGGGTGGAAACTACTGGAGGTACCCCTCGTCATTGGGGTCAATTGGTTCCTCCTTATTTATGCTTTTTTTTCTATAGGAAACTTCTTCAAAAAACCTGCCTTCAGAATCCTTTTTACCGCATTAGCCATGCTTTTGATGGATCTACTCATCGAGCCCGTGGCCATTCATCTGGGCTATTGGTCCTGGGCCGGTGGGGACATTCCCATACAAAACTACCTGTCGTGGTTTGTGATCTCTCTGGTGATGGCCCTGGTGATGCACAGGCATCAGCCGAAACTAATGAATCCGGTATCCGTCACATTAATCCTGTCACAAATTCTGTATTTTTCCGCCATCTTTTTTACCAAAATTTAA
- a CDS encoding DUF4286 family protein: protein MIVYNVTVNIETEVESDWLSWMKQTHIPEVLQTGCFTEHRFLKLLNDDPEATGTTYAVQYFAPGITSLNNYLDNFAPGLQKKVIDRYSNKFVAFRTFLEEV, encoded by the coding sequence ATGATCGTTTATAATGTTACAGTAAATATAGAAACAGAAGTAGAGTCTGATTGGCTTTCCTGGATGAAGCAGACTCACATTCCTGAGGTGTTGCAGACGGGCTGCTTTACAGAGCATCGTTTTCTGAAATTACTGAATGACGACCCGGAGGCGACCGGCACCACTTACGCCGTGCAATACTTTGCTCCCGGAATCACCAGCCTGAACAACTACCTGGATAATTTTGCTCCGGGGCTTCAAAAGAAAGTCATCGACCGATACAGCAATAAATTTGTGGCCTTCCGTACCTTTTTAGAGGAGGTTTAA
- a CDS encoding GNAT family N-acetyltransferase, with protein MIIRKGTKEDLPRALELIRELAIYEKAPDEVTNTLEMMENDGFGEHPVFGFIVAEEAGTIHGMSMYYWRYSTWKGKRIYLEDLIVTEAKRGSGIGKLLFEETIAIGKAAGATGMMWQVLDWNEPAINFYKKYQANIEDGWLNCNLNF; from the coding sequence ATGATCATACGAAAAGGCACCAAAGAAGACCTTCCCAGAGCACTGGAGCTAATCCGGGAGCTCGCCATTTATGAAAAAGCGCCAGATGAAGTGACCAACACTCTGGAGATGATGGAAAACGATGGCTTTGGCGAACATCCGGTTTTTGGATTCATCGTCGCAGAGGAAGCCGGAACCATCCATGGGATGTCCATGTACTACTGGCGATACTCCACCTGGAAAGGAAAGCGCATCTATCTGGAGGACCTCATTGTCACAGAGGCCAAAAGGGGTTCCGGAATCGGGAAATTGCTTTTCGAAGAGACCATTGCCATCGGCAAGGCCGCTGGAGCCACCGGCATGATGTGGCAGGTACTCGACTGGAACGAACCTGCCATTAACTTCTACAAAAAATATCAGGCCAACATAGAAGACGGCTGGCTGAACTGTAATCTGAATTTTTAA
- a CDS encoding response regulator, with translation MLGLRAQSVDNGILDLRQLGDDFSEVELDGDWFFYWNELVSPDSTDFSKAGLARFPGLWNHMEETGYSPEGYATYQLKVLINPDRKYAIYTPAVYSAYHFYINDELITSNGVVGDSEDNSSPHWIQLVEPIERGILKDTNVFTLQISNFRHSRGGPIDSIVFGKKSALLSYRNYLFTIDALLTGALIMGGLFFLGLFLFGRNHKSILYFSLFCMAFSYYIFGSGNYIMHWLFPDIPWIVTIKLEYATLYLVCILFTKYTYHTYPLDAPRLGDKIIIGVCLFFLAVAILLPPALFTRINQYFLIFIFGGIALGFYIYLTALLNKRIGAVYAFISTSMILLVLTLKNLHQFEIVDLPLFVLPAGYMVFFFLQSVTTSQQVALSWRRAKENAEASLQVKSDFLSTMSHEIRTPMNAVIGLTHHLLDSHPRNDQKNTLDILKFSSENLLRLINDVLDYSKLESGNLVLEESLLDLKSLGNNLVDGFATIAEEKKSKVVFKYDPELPTMFLGDGGRLTQVLSNLLNNAIKFTTDGKVTLSMTQEQRQPEGIFIRFAVEDTGIGISNHDKGKIFEKFNQANTSITRKYGGTGLGLAITKKILELQNVKIQLISELGKGSTFYFTQYFKIAKGFRKQVVRPSALVDPLKDKRVLLVEDNSVNVMVAKRFLEKWHCAIDIAENGLEALNQFEEDKYDLILMDLQMPEMDGYEATRQLRARGAVLPIIALTAAALSDVEKNILEAGLDDFVVKPFHPDHLYQKLIKYMVEK, from the coding sequence ATGCTTGGGTTAAGGGCACAGTCGGTAGATAACGGCATACTTGATCTCCGGCAACTTGGGGATGATTTTTCAGAAGTTGAACTGGACGGAGACTGGTTTTTTTACTGGAATGAGTTGGTCTCGCCAGACAGTACCGATTTCTCCAAAGCCGGATTGGCGAGATTTCCAGGCCTGTGGAACCACATGGAGGAAACGGGATATTCTCCAGAGGGGTATGCCACATACCAGCTAAAGGTTCTGATCAATCCTGACCGAAAGTACGCCATCTATACCCCGGCGGTCTACAGTGCCTACCACTTTTATATCAACGATGAGCTGATCACCAGCAATGGCGTGGTAGGTGATAGTGAAGACAACTCATCGCCGCACTGGATCCAGCTGGTGGAGCCCATAGAGCGTGGTATTCTCAAAGATACCAACGTATTCACCCTTCAGATTTCAAATTTCCGGCATTCCAGGGGTGGGCCTATCGATAGTATTGTGTTCGGAAAAAAATCGGCTTTACTATCCTATCGAAATTACCTTTTTACCATAGATGCGCTCCTTACCGGTGCGTTGATCATGGGTGGGTTGTTTTTTCTAGGTCTGTTTCTTTTCGGTCGAAACCACAAGAGCATATTGTATTTCTCTCTTTTTTGTATGGCTTTCAGCTATTACATTTTTGGCAGTGGCAATTACATCATGCACTGGCTGTTTCCTGATATTCCCTGGATTGTTACCATTAAGCTGGAGTATGCCACTTTGTATCTGGTGTGCATACTATTCACAAAGTACACCTACCATACCTATCCTTTGGATGCACCCCGGCTGGGTGATAAGATCATTATAGGTGTTTGCCTTTTCTTTCTGGCCGTGGCCATTCTTCTGCCGCCAGCCCTGTTTACCCGCATCAATCAGTACTTTCTGATCTTCATTTTTGGTGGTATTGCGCTCGGCTTTTATATCTACCTCACTGCACTGCTCAATAAACGCATCGGTGCAGTTTATGCGTTCATTAGTACCAGTATGATTTTATTGGTTTTAACCCTGAAAAATCTGCACCAGTTTGAAATTGTGGATCTACCGTTGTTCGTATTGCCAGCCGGCTATATGGTTTTTTTCTTTTTACAATCCGTCACCACGTCACAGCAGGTGGCTTTGTCATGGCGAAGGGCCAAGGAAAACGCCGAGGCCTCACTTCAGGTGAAGTCAGATTTTTTGTCTACCATGTCTCATGAGATCCGCACCCCTATGAATGCGGTCATCGGCCTCACGCATCACTTACTGGACAGCCACCCGAGAAATGATCAAAAGAATACGCTGGACATCCTCAAGTTTTCATCGGAGAATCTCCTGCGATTGATAAATGACGTTCTTGACTACAGCAAGTTGGAATCCGGCAATCTGGTGCTGGAAGAATCGCTCCTTGACCTGAAAAGTTTGGGAAACAACCTGGTGGATGGTTTTGCCACCATAGCGGAGGAGAAAAAGAGTAAAGTGGTTTTCAAATATGATCCGGAACTTCCCACCATGTTTCTGGGGGATGGGGGGCGTTTGACCCAGGTGCTTTCCAACCTTCTCAACAACGCCATCAAGTTTACCACAGATGGGAAAGTGACTTTGAGTATGACCCAGGAGCAAAGACAACCGGAAGGTATTTTTATCAGGTTTGCTGTGGAGGATACCGGGATTGGTATTTCCAATCATGACAAGGGAAAGATTTTTGAAAAGTTCAATCAGGCCAACACTTCAATCACCCGTAAATATGGTGGCACAGGTCTGGGGCTGGCCATTACCAAGAAAATACTGGAGCTGCAAAATGTTAAGATTCAGCTCATCAGTGAGCTGGGCAAGGGCTCCACCTTCTATTTCACGCAGTACTTCAAAATAGCGAAGGGCTTCAGAAAACAGGTGGTGCGCCCGAGTGCCCTCGTGGATCCGCTCAAGGATAAGCGGGTGTTGCTCGTGGAGGATAATTCTGTGAATGTGATGGTGGCCAAACGGTTTCTGGAAAAGTGGCACTGTGCCATTGATATCGCTGAAAATGGTCTGGAGGCGCTCAATCAGTTTGAGGAGGATAAGTATGATCTCATCTTGATGGATTTGCAGATGCCAGAGATGGATGGCTATGAAGCCACTCGCCAACTCAGGGCAAGGGGGGCCGTACTTCCCATTATTGCGCTCACTGCCGCAGCGCTCAGCGATGTGGAGAAGAACATTCTGGAGGCTGGTCTGGATGATTTCGTAGTGAAACCATTTCATCCCGACCACCTCTATCAGAAGCTGATCAAGTATATGGTGGAGAAGTAA
- the serS gene encoding serine--tRNA ligase → MLQVTAVKENFENFVNGLKKRGIQNAEEQLNELIQLDDERKKTQQSLDDILANSNLLAKKIGQLYKEGKKEEADAAKAETGQLKEESKQLSEVLSAIENQLLDKLYSIPNIPNPLVPAGKSEADNEVVKLDDKNLPALYDGAKPHWDLITEYDIIDFDLGNKVTGAGFPFYKREGARMVRSLVNYFLDEAQQAGYMEVQPPILINEESGYGTGQLPDKEGQMYGITGTNLYLIPTAEVPITNIYRDVILDAGSLPVKNVGYTPCFRREAGSWGAHVRGLNRLHQFDKVEIVQIAHPDQSYEILDGMVAHVEHLVKSLGLPYRILRLCGGDLGFTSAITYDFEVYSAAQEKWLEVSSVSNFETYQANRLKLRFKDKDGKKVLAHTLNGSALAVPRILAALLENNQTEEGIRIPEVLRQYTGFDIIKRP, encoded by the coding sequence ATGTTACAAGTAACTGCAGTAAAGGAAAATTTTGAGAATTTCGTCAATGGACTGAAAAAACGGGGCATTCAGAATGCCGAGGAGCAGCTCAATGAGCTCATTCAGCTGGATGACGAGCGCAAGAAAACCCAGCAATCCCTTGATGACATTCTGGCCAATTCTAATCTTCTGGCCAAGAAAATCGGACAGCTTTATAAGGAAGGCAAAAAAGAAGAGGCTGATGCTGCCAAGGCAGAAACCGGCCAACTCAAAGAAGAAAGCAAGCAGCTGAGTGAGGTACTCAGTGCCATCGAAAACCAACTACTGGACAAACTTTACAGCATTCCCAACATACCCAATCCACTGGTGCCTGCCGGCAAAAGTGAAGCTGACAATGAAGTGGTGAAGTTGGATGACAAGAACCTCCCTGCCCTGTATGATGGTGCCAAACCGCACTGGGACCTCATTACGGAGTATGACATTATAGACTTTGATCTTGGCAATAAAGTAACTGGCGCGGGCTTCCCTTTTTACAAGAGAGAGGGCGCACGCATGGTGCGCTCATTGGTCAACTATTTTCTGGACGAAGCACAGCAAGCCGGCTACATGGAGGTGCAGCCTCCTATTCTGATCAACGAAGAGTCCGGGTATGGCACCGGCCAGCTGCCTGATAAAGAGGGCCAGATGTATGGCATCACTGGTACCAACCTGTATTTGATCCCAACAGCCGAGGTACCTATTACCAACATCTACCGGGATGTGATTCTGGATGCGGGCAGTCTGCCTGTGAAAAATGTAGGTTATACGCCCTGCTTCCGAAGAGAGGCTGGTTCATGGGGTGCTCACGTAAGAGGCCTGAATCGTTTACATCAATTTGACAAAGTGGAGATTGTGCAGATCGCTCACCCGGATCAATCTTATGAAATACTGGACGGCATGGTCGCACATGTGGAGCATCTGGTAAAAAGCCTGGGACTGCCTTACAGGATTCTCAGACTGTGCGGAGGAGACCTTGGCTTCACGTCAGCCATCACCTATGACTTTGAAGTGTATTCAGCCGCCCAGGAGAAATGGCTGGAGGTAAGTTCTGTTTCCAACTTTGAAACTTACCAGGCCAACAGGCTCAAGCTTAGATTTAAGGACAAGGATGGCAAGAAAGTGCTTGCTCACACACTGAACGGGTCAGCCCTTGCGGTACCCAGAATTCTGGCGGCATTACTGGAAAACAATCAGACGGAAGAGGGCATCCGCATTCCTGAAGTACTCCGACAGTACACAGGGTTTGATATAATCAAAAGGCCTTAA